The Pan troglodytes isolate AG18354 chromosome 1, NHGRI_mPanTro3-v2.0_pri, whole genome shotgun sequence genome includes a region encoding these proteins:
- the CAP1 gene encoding adenylyl cyclase-associated protein 1 isoform X2 gives MADMQNLVERLERAVGRLEAVSHTSDMHRGYADSPSKGAAPYVQAFDSLLAGPVAEYLKISKEIGGDVQKHAEMVHTGLKLERALLVTASQCQQPAENKLSDLLAPISEQIKEVITFREKNRGSKLFNHLSAVSESIQALGWVAMAPKPGPYVKEMNDAAMFYTNRVLKEYKDVDKKHVDWVKAYLSIWTELQAYIKEFHTTGLAWSKTGPVAKELSGLPSGPSAGSGPPPPPPGPPPPPVSTSSGSDESASRSALFAQINQGESITHALKHVSDDMKTHKNPALKAQSGPVRSGPKPFSAPKPQTSPSPKRATKKEPAVLELEGKKWRVENQENVSNLVIEDTELKQVAYIYKCVNTTLQIKGKINSITVDNCKKLGLVFDDVVGIVEIINSKDVKVQVMGKVPTISINKTDGCHAYLSKNSLDCEIVSAKSSEMNVLIPTEGGDFNEFPVPEQFKTLWNGQKLVTTVTEIAG, from the exons ATGGCTGACATGCAAAATCTGGTAGAAAGATTGGAGAGGGCAGTGGGCCGCCTGGAGGCAGTATCTCATACCTCTGACATGCACCGTGGGTATGCAGACAGTCCTTCAAAAG GAGCAGCTCCATATGTGCAGGCATTTGACTCGCTGCTTGCTGGTCCTGTGGCAGAGTACTTGAAGATCAGTAAAGAGATTGGGGGAGACGTGCAGAAACAT GCGGAGATGGTCCACACAGGTTTGAAGTTGGAGCGAGCTCTGTTGGTTACAGCTTCTCAGTGTCAACAGCCAGCAGAA AATAAGCTTTCCGATTTGTTGGCACCCATCTCAGAGCAGATCAAAGAAGTGATAACCTTTCGGGAGAAGAACCGAGGCAGCAAGTTGTTTAATCACCTGTCAGCTGTCAGCGAAAGTatccaggccctgggctgggtggCTATG GCTCCCAAGCCTGGCCCTTATGTGAAAGAAATGAATGATGCCGCCATGTTTTATACAAACCGAGTCCTCAAAGAGTACAAAGATGT GGATAAGAAGCATGTAGACTGGGTCAAAGCTTATTTAAGTATATGGACAGAGCTGCAGGCTTACATTAAGGAGTTCCATACCACCGGACTGGCCTGGAGCAAAACG GGGCCTGTGGCAAAAGAACTGAGCGGACTGCCATCTGGACCCTCTGCCGgatcaggtcctcctccccctccaccaggcccccctcctcccccagtcTCTACCAGTTCAGGCTCAGATGAGTCCGCTTCCCGCTCAGCACTGTTCGCGCAGATTAATCAGGGGGAGAGCATTACACATG CCCTGAAACATGTATCTGATGACATGAAGACTCACAAGAACCCTGCCCTGAAGGCTCAGAGTGGTCCAGTACGCAGTGGCCCCAAACCATTCTCTGCACCTAAACCCCAAACCAGCCCATCCCCCAAACGAGCCACAAAGAAGGAGCCAGCTGTACTTGAACTGGAGGGCAAGAAGTGGAGAGTG GAAAATCAGGAaaatgtttccaacctggtgattGAGGACACAGAGCTGAAACAGGTGGCTTACATATACAAGTGTGTCAACACGACATTGCAAATCAAGGGCAAAATTAACTCCATTACAGTAG ATAACTGTAAGAAACTTGGCCTGGTATTCGATGACGTGGTGGGCATTGTGGAGATAATCAACAGTAAGGATGTCAAAGTTCAG GTAATGGGTAAAGTGCCAACCATATCCATCAACAAAACAGATGGCTGCCATGCTTACCTGAGCAAGAATTCCCTGGATTGTGAAATAGTCAGTGCCAAATCTTCCGAGATGAACGTCCTCATTCCTACAGAAGGCGGTGACTTT AATGAATTCCCAGTTCCTGAGCAGTTCAAGACCCTATGGAACGGGCAGAAGTTGGTCACCACAGTGACAGAAATTGCTGGATAA
- the CAP1 gene encoding adenylyl cyclase-associated protein 1 isoform X1 produces the protein MADMQNLVERLERAVGRLEAVSHTSDMHRGYADSPSKAGAAPYVQAFDSLLAGPVAEYLKISKEIGGDVQKHAEMVHTGLKLERALLVTASQCQQPAENKLSDLLAPISEQIKEVITFREKNRGSKLFNHLSAVSESIQALGWVAMAPKPGPYVKEMNDAAMFYTNRVLKEYKDVDKKHVDWVKAYLSIWTELQAYIKEFHTTGLAWSKTGPVAKELSGLPSGPSAGSGPPPPPPGPPPPPVSTSSGSDESASRSALFAQINQGESITHALKHVSDDMKTHKNPALKAQSGPVRSGPKPFSAPKPQTSPSPKRATKKEPAVLELEGKKWRVENQENVSNLVIEDTELKQVAYIYKCVNTTLQIKGKINSITVDNCKKLGLVFDDVVGIVEIINSKDVKVQVMGKVPTISINKTDGCHAYLSKNSLDCEIVSAKSSEMNVLIPTEGGDFNEFPVPEQFKTLWNGQKLVTTVTEIAG, from the exons ATGGCTGACATGCAAAATCTGGTAGAAAGATTGGAGAGGGCAGTGGGCCGCCTGGAGGCAGTATCTCATACCTCTGACATGCACCGTGGGTATGCAGACAGTCCTTCAAAAG CAGGAGCAGCTCCATATGTGCAGGCATTTGACTCGCTGCTTGCTGGTCCTGTGGCAGAGTACTTGAAGATCAGTAAAGAGATTGGGGGAGACGTGCAGAAACAT GCGGAGATGGTCCACACAGGTTTGAAGTTGGAGCGAGCTCTGTTGGTTACAGCTTCTCAGTGTCAACAGCCAGCAGAA AATAAGCTTTCCGATTTGTTGGCACCCATCTCAGAGCAGATCAAAGAAGTGATAACCTTTCGGGAGAAGAACCGAGGCAGCAAGTTGTTTAATCACCTGTCAGCTGTCAGCGAAAGTatccaggccctgggctgggtggCTATG GCTCCCAAGCCTGGCCCTTATGTGAAAGAAATGAATGATGCCGCCATGTTTTATACAAACCGAGTCCTCAAAGAGTACAAAGATGT GGATAAGAAGCATGTAGACTGGGTCAAAGCTTATTTAAGTATATGGACAGAGCTGCAGGCTTACATTAAGGAGTTCCATACCACCGGACTGGCCTGGAGCAAAACG GGGCCTGTGGCAAAAGAACTGAGCGGACTGCCATCTGGACCCTCTGCCGgatcaggtcctcctccccctccaccaggcccccctcctcccccagtcTCTACCAGTTCAGGCTCAGATGAGTCCGCTTCCCGCTCAGCACTGTTCGCGCAGATTAATCAGGGGGAGAGCATTACACATG CCCTGAAACATGTATCTGATGACATGAAGACTCACAAGAACCCTGCCCTGAAGGCTCAGAGTGGTCCAGTACGCAGTGGCCCCAAACCATTCTCTGCACCTAAACCCCAAACCAGCCCATCCCCCAAACGAGCCACAAAGAAGGAGCCAGCTGTACTTGAACTGGAGGGCAAGAAGTGGAGAGTG GAAAATCAGGAaaatgtttccaacctggtgattGAGGACACAGAGCTGAAACAGGTGGCTTACATATACAAGTGTGTCAACACGACATTGCAAATCAAGGGCAAAATTAACTCCATTACAGTAG ATAACTGTAAGAAACTTGGCCTGGTATTCGATGACGTGGTGGGCATTGTGGAGATAATCAACAGTAAGGATGTCAAAGTTCAG GTAATGGGTAAAGTGCCAACCATATCCATCAACAAAACAGATGGCTGCCATGCTTACCTGAGCAAGAATTCCCTGGATTGTGAAATAGTCAGTGCCAAATCTTCCGAGATGAACGTCCTCATTCCTACAGAAGGCGGTGACTTT AATGAATTCCCAGTTCCTGAGCAGTTCAAGACCCTATGGAACGGGCAGAAGTTGGTCACCACAGTGACAGAAATTGCTGGATAA